From the SAR324 cluster bacterium genome, one window contains:
- a CDS encoding aminotransferase class I/II-fold pyridoxal phosphate-dependent enzyme — protein sequence MALFAERNQRIGSENAFKVGPHIVRVGQSRGPVVKLNLGEPDYDLPKAVNAEIKRQLDAGNTHYCDPQGTPNLRSAISEYVNRTRGLNTTPGHVVVFPGGKPSIGLTQQIYCNPGDEVIYPSPGFPIYESFISYVQAVPVPLHLDESAGFTFTTEQLAELITSRTKVIYLNFPSNPTGGVASQSQIEEIADVILRKAPPDARVYSDEIYERIVFDGQQHYSILQVPGMAERTILASGFSKTFAWTGGRIGYAVLPTVTEVEMFKTLNINYFSCVAPYNQEAAVVALTDETVEQEVLEMVRTFEERRDAVLEDLRAIPGVECQKPGGAFYLFPNIEGVCKSLGLIDYHSHLNDVAKKETSPAGLFQMFALYDHQVAVLDRLSFGRIGADGKHFLRLSTASQLGVLRDGVQRLRDAAQDQAGLEQFLKERPDLNQ from the coding sequence ATGGCTCTTTTTGCTGAACGTAACCAAAGAATTGGTTCTGAAAATGCCTTTAAAGTGGGACCACACATTGTTCGTGTTGGTCAGTCTCGGGGTCCTGTCGTGAAGTTGAACCTGGGAGAACCAGACTATGATCTCCCCAAGGCTGTTAATGCCGAGATTAAACGACAACTTGATGCTGGAAATACGCACTATTGTGACCCTCAAGGTACACCAAACTTACGTAGCGCCATCAGTGAATACGTAAATCGAACGAGAGGTCTCAACACAACACCGGGGCATGTTGTGGTCTTTCCGGGCGGTAAACCTTCGATTGGCTTGACCCAGCAAATTTATTGTAATCCTGGTGATGAAGTGATTTATCCAAGCCCAGGATTTCCGATCTACGAGTCATTTATTAGTTACGTCCAAGCTGTTCCTGTCCCCTTACATTTGGATGAATCAGCTGGATTCACTTTTACGACTGAGCAACTTGCAGAATTGATTACGTCAAGGACCAAGGTAATTTATTTGAACTTCCCCTCAAATCCTACTGGTGGTGTGGCAAGTCAATCTCAGATTGAAGAAATCGCAGATGTGATACTTCGCAAGGCTCCACCTGATGCAAGAGTGTACTCTGATGAAATCTATGAAAGGATAGTTTTTGATGGTCAGCAGCATTACTCAATTCTTCAAGTACCAGGGATGGCAGAACGAACGATCCTAGCAAGTGGGTTCTCCAAAACCTTTGCCTGGACGGGTGGTCGAATTGGCTATGCTGTGCTACCCACTGTGACGGAAGTAGAGATGTTCAAAACATTAAATATCAACTACTTCTCATGTGTTGCGCCCTATAATCAAGAAGCAGCTGTGGTAGCACTTACTGACGAAACAGTGGAACAAGAAGTTCTGGAGATGGTAAGAACTTTTGAAGAGCGAAGAGATGCTGTGCTGGAAGATTTACGAGCCATTCCAGGTGTAGAGTGTCAAAAGCCAGGAGGGGCCTTCTACCTTTTCCCTAATATTGAAGGAGTCTGTAAGTCTCTGGGTTTAATTGATTATCATTCACATCTGAATGATGTAGCCAAAAAGGAAACTTCCCCTGCGGGCCTGTTTCAAATGTTCGCTTTGTACGATCATCAAGTAGCGGTTTTGGATCGGCTCTCTTTCGGTCGAATTGGTGCAGATGGCAAGCATTTTCTAAGGCTTTCCACAGCTTCTCAACTTGGTGTTCTGAGAGATGGGGTACAGCGATTGAGAGATGCTGCACAAGATCAGGCAGGACTAGAACAGTTTTTGAAGGAGCGGCCGGACTTAAATCAATAA